A window of the Enterobacteriaceae bacterium 4M9 genome harbors these coding sequences:
- a CDS encoding YjaG family protein, producing MLQNPIHLRLEKLESWQHVTFMASLCERMYPNYAMFCTQTGFGDAQLYRRILDLVWETLTVKDAKVNFDSQLEKLEEAIPSADDYDMYGVYPAIDACVALSELLHSRLSGETLEHAIEVSKTSITTVAMLEMTQAGREMTDEELKLNPAVEEEWDIQWEIHRLLAACEERDIELIKGLRADLREAGISNIGINLQQEDNKT from the coding sequence ATGCTACAAAACCCAATCCACCTGCGCCTGGAAAAGCTGGAAAGCTGGCAGCATGTGACCTTTATGGCCTCGCTTTGCGAGCGTATGTATCCTAACTACGCGATGTTTTGCACGCAGACTGGCTTTGGTGATGCCCAGCTTTACCGCCGCATTCTCGACCTGGTCTGGGAAACGTTGACGGTCAAAGATGCTAAAGTGAACTTCGACAGTCAGCTTGAGAAGCTCGAAGAGGCAATTCCGTCGGCGGACGACTACGATATGTACGGCGTTTATCCCGCTATCGACGCCTGTGTGGCGTTAAGCGAGTTGCTGCATTCGCGTCTGAGTGGTGAAACGCTTGAGCACGCCATTGAGGTCAGCAAGACGTCCATCACGACGGTCGCGATGCTGGAAATGACCCAGGCTGGACGTGAAATGACCGACGAAGAGTTGAAGCTCAACCCGGCGGTTGAAGAGGAATGGGACATTCAGTGGGAGATCCACCGCCTGCTGGCCGCCTGCGAAGAACGGGATATTGAACTGATAAAAGGGCTGCGTGCCGACCTGCGCGAAGCCGGAATCAGTAATATCGGTATAAATTTGCAGCAAGAAGACAACAAAACGTGA
- the rsd gene encoding sigma D regulator: MLNQLKSLTERVGGCNELIDRWLHDRKQLLVAYYNLVGIKPGKETHSVLDEEALDNFCQKLVDYLSSGHFSIYERIILEMEGATAANPLWAQLEANTEQLMAYYDTHLENAIDHDDYLEFQQALSEIGETLASRFTFEDRLIVLVLEKGLRGGANDTDTFARPA, translated from the coding sequence ATGCTAAACCAACTAAAAAGTCTCACCGAACGCGTTGGCGGCTGTAATGAGTTAATAGACCGATGGCTCCACGACAGAAAGCAACTGCTGGTTGCGTATTACAATCTGGTCGGTATTAAGCCTGGCAAGGAAACTCACAGCGTGCTGGACGAAGAAGCCCTGGATAATTTTTGCCAGAAGCTGGTGGATTACCTTTCCAGCGGTCACTTCAGTATTTATGAACGCATCATACTCGAAATGGAAGGGGCTACGGCGGCCAATCCGCTCTGGGCGCAGCTTGAGGCCAACACGGAACAGCTGATGGCGTACTACGATACCCATCTCGAAAACGCCATCGATCATGATGATTATCTCGAATTCCAGCAGGCGCTGTCAGAAATTGGCGAGACGCTGGCCTCACGCTTCACGTTCGAAGACCGGCTCATTGTGCTGGTGCTGGAAAAAGGCCTGCGCGGCGGCGCCAATGACACGGACACTTTCGCTCGCCCGGCTTGA
- the thiE gene encoding thiamine phosphate synthase, which translates to MSTYQPLFPPVPVRLGLYPVVDSVEWIARLLEAGVRTIQLRIKDKQDSEVEDDVIAAIALGQRYSARLFINDYWQLAIKHGAWGVHLGQEDLETTDLDAIRSAGLRLGVSTHDDMEIDVALAVRPSYIALGHVFPTQTKQMPSSPQGLAQLAAHVERLGDYPTVAIGGISLERAPSVLATGVGSIAVVSAITQAAGWRAATKQLLTLAGAGDE; encoded by the coding sequence ATGAGCACGTACCAGCCTCTTTTCCCGCCGGTGCCGGTCCGTCTCGGCCTGTATCCGGTGGTGGACAGCGTGGAATGGATTGCGCGCCTGCTGGAAGCGGGTGTGCGCACTATCCAGCTACGCATTAAGGATAAACAGGACAGCGAGGTGGAAGATGACGTTATCGCCGCCATTGCGCTCGGCCAGCGCTACAGCGCGCGGCTGTTTATTAATGATTACTGGCAACTGGCGATAAAGCACGGCGCCTGGGGCGTGCATCTGGGTCAGGAAGACCTGGAAACCACCGATCTCGACGCTATCCGCAGCGCCGGGCTGCGCCTGGGCGTGTCGACGCACGACGATATGGAAATCGACGTCGCGCTGGCGGTGCGTCCGTCCTATATCGCGCTCGGCCACGTCTTTCCTACCCAGACGAAACAGATGCCGTCCTCACCGCAGGGGCTGGCCCAGTTAGCCGCACACGTCGAACGACTGGGCGATTACCCAACGGTGGCTATCGGTGGCATCAGCCTTGAGCGTGCGCCGTCGGTACTGGCAACCGGCGTTGGCAGTATTGCCGTCGTGAGCGCCATCACTCAGGCAGCAGGCTGGCGCGCCGCTACGAAGCAGCTGCTCACACTGGCAGGAGCGGGCGATGAATGA
- the purH gene encoding bifunctional phosphoribosylaminoimidazolecarboxamide formyltransferase/IMP cyclohydrolase produces MQQRRPVRRALLSVSDKAGIIEFAQALSSRNVELLSTGGTARLLADAGLPVTEVSDYTGFPEMMDGRVKTLHPKVHGGILGRRGQDDEVMATHAISPIDMVVVNLYPFAQTVAREGCSLEDAVENIDIGGPTMVRSAAKNHNDVAIVVKSSDYTAIINEMDANDGSLTLATRFDLAIKAFEHTAAYDSMIANYFGSLVPAYHGETTEPSGRFPRTLNLNFIKKQDMRYGENSHQQAAFYIEEGVKEASVATATQRQGKALSYNNIADTDAALECVKEFAEPACVIVKHANPCGVAVDSSILNAYDRAYKTDPTSAFGGIIAFNRELDAETAQAIVSRQFVEVIIAPSASEEALKITAAKQNVRVLTCGEWSQRVPGLDFKRVNGGLLVQDRDLGMVGTDELRVVTQRQPTEQELRDALFCWKVAKFVKSNAIVYARDNMTIGIGAGQMSRVYSAKIAGIKAGDEGLEVKGSAMASDAFFPFRDGIDAAAAVGVSCVIQPGGSIRDEEVIAAADEHGIAMIFTDMRHFRH; encoded by the coding sequence ATGCAACAACGTCGTCCTGTACGCCGCGCGCTGCTCAGCGTCTCTGACAAAGCCGGCATCATCGAATTCGCTCAGGCGCTCTCTTCACGTAACGTAGAGTTGCTCTCCACCGGCGGCACTGCTCGCCTGCTGGCAGACGCGGGTTTGCCGGTAACCGAAGTCTCTGACTACACCGGCTTCCCGGAAATGATGGACGGACGCGTAAAAACCCTGCACCCGAAAGTGCACGGCGGCATTCTTGGGCGTCGTGGCCAGGACGATGAGGTCATGGCAACGCACGCTATCTCTCCTATTGATATGGTGGTCGTCAACCTTTATCCCTTTGCACAGACCGTCGCGCGCGAAGGCTGCTCGCTGGAAGATGCCGTAGAGAATATCGACATCGGCGGCCCGACCATGGTGCGTTCTGCCGCCAAGAACCATAACGATGTCGCCATTGTGGTAAAGAGCAGCGACTACACCGCCATTATTAATGAGATGGATGCCAACGACGGCTCACTGACGCTCGCGACCCGTTTTGACCTGGCTATCAAAGCCTTTGAACACACCGCAGCCTATGACAGCATGATTGCCAACTACTTTGGCAGCCTGGTGCCGGCCTATCACGGTGAAACGACTGAGCCGTCTGGCCGCTTCCCGCGCACCTTGAATCTGAACTTCATTAAGAAGCAGGACATGCGCTACGGTGAGAACAGTCACCAGCAGGCAGCTTTCTATATAGAAGAAGGCGTGAAAGAAGCCTCGGTTGCCACCGCCACCCAGCGTCAGGGTAAAGCGCTCTCTTATAACAATATCGCCGATACCGATGCTGCACTGGAATGCGTGAAAGAATTCGCCGAACCAGCGTGCGTCATTGTTAAGCACGCTAACCCATGCGGCGTGGCGGTAGATAGCTCCATCCTTAATGCCTACGATCGCGCTTACAAAACCGATCCAACCTCAGCCTTTGGCGGCATTATTGCCTTTAACCGTGAACTAGATGCCGAAACCGCACAGGCCATCGTGTCACGTCAGTTCGTGGAAGTGATCATCGCGCCGTCGGCTTCAGAAGAGGCGCTCAAGATAACGGCTGCGAAACAGAACGTACGCGTGCTGACCTGCGGCGAATGGAGCCAGCGTGTACCGGGCCTTGATTTCAAACGCGTCAACGGTGGTCTGCTGGTTCAGGACCGGGATCTCGGCATGGTGGGTACGGATGAGTTACGCGTGGTTACTCAGCGCCAGCCCACCGAACAGGAGCTGCGCGATGCGCTGTTCTGCTGGAAAGTGGCGAAGTTCGTGAAGTCCAACGCTATCGTCTATGCCCGCGACAACATGACCATCGGCATTGGTGCAGGCCAGATGAGCCGCGTTTACTCCGCCAAAATTGCCGGTATCAAAGCCGGTGACGAAGGGCTGGAAGTAAAAGGCTCGGCAATGGCGTCCGATGCGTTCTTCCCGTTCCGTGATGGTATTGATGCCGCGGCCGCCGTTGGCGTGAGCTGTGTCATTCAGCCTGGCGGCTCAATTCGCGATGAAGAGGTGATTGCCGCCGCCGATGAACACGGCATTGCGATGATCTTCACCGACATGCGCCACTTCCGCCACTAA
- the hupA gene encoding DNA-binding protein HU-alpha encodes MNKTQLIDVIADKADLSKTQAKAALEATLAAITESLKDGDAVQLVGFGTFKVNHRAERTGRNPQTGKEIKIAAANVPAFVSGKALKDAVK; translated from the coding sequence ATGAACAAGACTCAACTGATTGATGTAATTGCGGACAAGGCTGATCTGTCTAAAACGCAAGCTAAAGCAGCTCTGGAAGCTACCCTGGCTGCCATTACTGAGTCTCTGAAAGATGGTGATGCTGTTCAGCTGGTTGGTTTCGGTACTTTCAAAGTGAACCATCGCGCAGAGCGCACTGGTCGCAACCCGCAGACTGGCAAAGAAATCAAAATCGCTGCTGCTAACGTACCGGCATTCGTTTCTGGTAAAGCACTGAAAGACGCTGTTAAGTAA
- the nfi gene encoding deoxyribonuclease V, with the protein MDLGALRAKQLELASEVVREDRLDIDPPRLIAGADVGFEQGGDVTRAALVLLTWPELEMVEYQVARIPTQMPYIPGFLSFREYPALLHAWDQLSQKPDLIFVDGHGISHPRRLGVASHFGLLVDTPTIGVAKKRLCGKFDELSEAPGSAVPLLDKGEQLAWVWRSKKRCNPLFISTGHRVSTDSALAWVQRCMKGYRLPEPTRWADAVASGRPAFMRLTGN; encoded by the coding sequence ATGGATCTTGGCGCGCTGCGCGCAAAGCAGCTTGAACTGGCATCGGAGGTGGTCCGTGAGGACCGCCTTGATATCGACCCGCCGCGGCTTATCGCCGGGGCGGATGTCGGGTTTGAGCAGGGCGGCGACGTCACGCGTGCGGCCCTTGTGCTGCTCACCTGGCCCGAACTGGAAATGGTCGAATACCAGGTCGCCCGTATTCCTACGCAAATGCCATATATTCCTGGCTTCCTCTCTTTTCGCGAGTATCCGGCGCTGTTGCATGCATGGGACCAGCTGTCACAAAAGCCGGACCTGATTTTTGTCGACGGGCACGGCATTTCCCATCCCAGGCGCCTCGGTGTGGCCAGCCACTTTGGTTTGCTGGTGGACACACCCACTATTGGCGTGGCAAAAAAACGCCTGTGCGGCAAGTTTGATGAGTTGAGCGAGGCGCCAGGCAGCGCGGTGCCGTTACTGGATAAAGGCGAGCAGCTTGCCTGGGTCTGGCGCAGCAAAAAGCGCTGCAATCCGCTATTTATCTCCACCGGTCATCGCGTCAGTACCGACAGCGCGCTGGCGTGGGTGCAGCGCTGCATGAAAGGTTACCGTCTGCCGGAGCCAACGCGTTGGGCTGATGCCGTGGCTTCAGGTCGTCCGGCCTTCATGCGGCTGACGGGAAATTAA
- the thiC gene encoding phosphomethylpyrimidine synthase ThiC — translation MSASTTTPGRREQRAAAQQFIDTLEGTSFPNSRRIYLTGSRSDIRVPMREIQLSPTLIGTNKTNPQYEDNEPVPVYDTSGPYGDPQITIDVHAGLEKLRSAWIAERNDTENLSSRSSAYTRERLADDGLDDLRFSGLLTPQRAKPGKCVTQLHYARQGMVTPEMEFIALRENMGRERIRTQVLRQQHPGEGFGARLPQNITPEFVRDEVAAGRAIIPANINHPESEPMIIGRNFLVKVNANIGNSAVTSSIEEEVEKLVWSTRWGADTVMDLSTGRYIHETREWILRNSPVPIGTVPIYQALEKVNGIAEDLTWEAFRDTLLEQAEQGVDYFTIHAGVLLRYVPMTASRLTGIVSRGGSIMAKWCLSHHQENFLYEHFREICEICAAYDVSLSLGDGLRPGSIQDANDEAQFAELHTLGELTKIAWEYDVQVMIEGPGHVPMQMIRRNMTEELEHCHEAPFYTLGPLTTDIAPGYDHFTSGIGAAMIGWFGCAMLCYVTPKEHLGLPNKDDVKQGLITYKIAAHAADLAKGHPGAQIRDNAMSKARFEFRWEDQFNLALDPFTARAYHDETLPQESGKVAHFCSMCGPKFCSMKISQEVRDYAAAQNVDAGMQDMSRAFRAKGGEIYVQTSTDAAPSQQEEA, via the coding sequence ATGTCTGCATCTACAACTACACCAGGCCGCCGCGAACAGCGCGCTGCCGCACAGCAGTTTATCGACACGCTGGAAGGCACCAGCTTCCCCAATTCTCGCCGCATCTACCTCACCGGCTCACGCAGCGACATTCGCGTGCCGATGCGCGAAATCCAGCTCAGCCCAACGCTCATCGGTACGAACAAAACCAATCCGCAGTACGAAGACAACGAACCGGTGCCGGTGTACGACACCTCCGGTCCATATGGCGACCCGCAAATCACAATTGATGTCCACGCCGGGCTGGAAAAGCTGCGCAGCGCCTGGATTGCCGAGCGCAACGACACGGAGAACCTCAGCAGCCGTAGCTCTGCATACACGCGCGAACGCCTTGCCGACGACGGACTCGACGACCTGCGCTTTAGCGGCCTGCTGACGCCGCAACGCGCCAAACCCGGCAAGTGCGTAACCCAACTGCACTATGCGCGCCAGGGCATGGTCACACCGGAGATGGAGTTTATCGCCCTGCGCGAAAATATGGGCCGCGAGCGTATTCGCACCCAGGTATTGCGCCAGCAACACCCTGGAGAGGGCTTTGGCGCACGCCTGCCACAGAACATCACGCCAGAATTCGTTCGTGATGAAGTGGCTGCCGGTCGCGCCATCATCCCGGCGAATATCAACCACCCGGAATCCGAGCCGATGATCATTGGTCGTAACTTCCTGGTGAAAGTGAACGCCAATATCGGCAACTCTGCGGTGACCTCTTCCATTGAAGAAGAAGTAGAAAAGCTGGTGTGGTCCACACGCTGGGGCGCGGACACGGTGATGGATCTCTCGACTGGCCGCTACATTCACGAAACCCGCGAGTGGATTTTACGCAACAGCCCGGTGCCGATTGGTACGGTGCCCATCTATCAGGCGCTGGAGAAGGTCAACGGCATTGCGGAAGACCTGACCTGGGAAGCGTTTCGCGACACGTTGCTGGAGCAGGCCGAGCAGGGCGTGGATTACTTCACTATTCACGCAGGCGTGCTGCTGCGCTATGTGCCGATGACCGCCTCGCGCCTGACCGGCATCGTTTCACGCGGCGGTTCAATCATGGCGAAGTGGTGCTTGTCGCACCATCAGGAAAACTTCCTGTATGAGCACTTTCGCGAGATCTGCGAAATTTGCGCTGCTTATGATGTCTCGTTGTCGCTGGGCGATGGCCTGCGCCCTGGCTCCATTCAGGACGCCAACGACGAAGCACAGTTTGCCGAGCTGCATACGCTGGGCGAACTGACCAAAATCGCCTGGGAATACGACGTGCAGGTGATGATTGAAGGCCCTGGACACGTGCCGATGCAGATGATTCGCCGCAACATGACCGAGGAACTGGAGCACTGCCATGAAGCGCCGTTTTATACCCTCGGGCCGCTGACAACCGACATTGCGCCAGGCTACGACCACTTCACCTCCGGCATTGGTGCGGCAATGATTGGCTGGTTCGGCTGCGCGATGCTGTGCTACGTCACCCCCAAAGAGCACCTTGGCCTGCCGAACAAGGACGATGTAAAACAAGGGCTTATCACCTACAAAATCGCCGCCCACGCCGCCGACCTGGCGAAAGGCCACCCCGGCGCGCAGATTCGCGATAACGCCATGTCGAAGGCGCGCTTCGAGTTCCGCTGGGAAGACCAGTTTAACCTGGCACTCGATCCATTCACCGCGCGCGCCTACCACGACGAAACGCTGCCGCAGGAATCCGGCAAAGTGGCACACTTTTGCTCCATGTGCGGCCCGAAATTTTGCTCAATGAAAATCTCCCAGGAAGTACGCGATTACGCGGCAGCACAAAACGTCGATGCCGGGATGCAGGATATGTCGCGCGCATTTCGCGCCAAAGGCGGTGAAATTTACGTGCAGACCAGCACAGATGCCGCGCCGTCGCAGCAGGAGGAAGCATGA
- the purD gene encoding phosphoribosylamine--glycine ligase: MKVLVIGNGGREHALAWKAAQSAQVHTVYVAPGNAGTALEPALQNVNISVTDIPALLDFAQREKIDLTIVGPEAPLVIGVVDAFRDAGLTIFGPTKAAAQLEGSKAFTKDFLARHNIPTAEYQNFTEVEPALAYVREKGAPIVIKADGLAAGKGVIVAMTLKEAEDAINDMLAGNAFGDAGHRVVVEEFLDGEEASFIVMVDGEHVLPMATSQDHKRVGDKDTGPNTGGMGAYSPAPVVTDVVHQRTMERIIWPTVRGMAAEGNTYTGFLYAGLMIDKEGNPKVIEFNCRFGDPETQPIMLRMQSDLVSLCLAACEGKLDEKTSQWDERAALGVVMAAGGYPGNYRSGDVILGLPTQASDEGKVFHAGTALNGAGDVVTSGGRVLCATALGHSVGEAQQRAYALMESIRWDGGFSRSDIGWRAIEREKLR; encoded by the coding sequence ATGAAAGTATTAGTGATTGGTAATGGCGGGCGCGAGCATGCGCTTGCCTGGAAAGCGGCGCAGTCAGCGCAGGTACACACCGTCTATGTTGCACCTGGTAATGCAGGCACCGCGCTGGAGCCTGCGTTGCAAAACGTGAATATCAGCGTGACCGACATTCCGGCACTGCTGGATTTTGCACAACGTGAAAAAATCGACCTGACGATTGTCGGGCCGGAGGCTCCGTTGGTTATTGGTGTCGTGGATGCGTTTCGTGATGCCGGGCTGACCATTTTTGGCCCAACCAAAGCCGCTGCCCAGCTGGAGGGCTCCAAAGCCTTCACCAAGGATTTCCTGGCGCGCCACAATATTCCTACCGCGGAATACCAGAACTTTACCGAGGTGGAGCCCGCGCTGGCTTACGTGCGTGAAAAAGGCGCACCGATTGTCATCAAAGCCGACGGTCTGGCCGCAGGCAAAGGCGTTATCGTGGCGATGACGCTCAAAGAAGCCGAAGATGCCATCAACGATATGCTGGCAGGCAACGCTTTTGGCGACGCGGGTCATCGTGTGGTGGTTGAAGAGTTTCTCGACGGCGAAGAGGCTAGCTTTATTGTCATGGTGGACGGTGAACACGTGCTGCCAATGGCAACCAGCCAGGATCACAAGCGCGTGGGTGACAAAGACACCGGTCCTAACACTGGCGGCATGGGCGCTTACTCACCAGCACCGGTGGTCACCGACGTTGTCCACCAGCGCACGATGGAGCGCATCATTTGGCCAACCGTGCGCGGCATGGCAGCAGAAGGCAATACCTACACTGGCTTTCTGTACGCAGGCCTGATGATCGACAAAGAAGGCAATCCGAAAGTGATTGAATTTAACTGCCGCTTTGGCGATCCAGAAACGCAGCCGATCATGCTGCGTATGCAGTCGGATCTGGTCTCTCTGTGTCTTGCCGCCTGTGAAGGTAAGCTTGATGAAAAAACCTCGCAGTGGGACGAGCGCGCCGCACTGGGTGTGGTCATGGCCGCAGGCGGTTACCCTGGTAACTACCGCAGCGGTGATGTGATCCTCGGTCTGCCGACACAGGCAAGCGACGAAGGCAAAGTGTTCCATGCCGGTACTGCACTCAATGGCGCAGGCGATGTGGTCACCAGCGGCGGGCGCGTACTGTGCGCTACAGCACTGGGGCACAGCGTCGGTGAAGCCCAGCAGCGTGCCTACGCGCTGATGGAAAGTATCCGCTGGGACGGCGGCTTTAGCCGCAGCGACATCGGCTGGCGCGCCATTGAGCGTGAGAAACTGCGCTAA
- the hemE gene encoding uroporphyrinogen decarboxylase, with protein MTELKNDRYLRALLRQPVDVTPVWMMRQAGRYLPEYKATRAEAGDFMALCKNAELACEVTLQPLRRYDLDAAILFSDILTVPDAMGLGLYFEAGEGPRFSHPITCKADVDKLPVPDPEQELGYVMNAVRTIRRGLDGKVPLIGFSGSPWTLATYMVEGGSSKAFTRIKKMMYAEPQTLHALLDKLAQSVVLYLNAQILAGAQAVMIFDTWGGVLTGRDYQQFSLYYMHKIVDGLLRENDGKRVPVTLFTKGGGQWLEAMAATGCDALGLDWTTDIADARRRVGDKVALQGNMDPSMLYAPPARIEEEVATILAGFGKGEGHVFNLGHGIHQDVPPEHAGAFVEAVHRLSPAYHR; from the coding sequence ATGACCGAATTAAAAAACGATCGCTATCTGCGCGCGCTGCTACGCCAGCCGGTGGATGTTACGCCGGTATGGATGATGAGGCAGGCAGGCCGCTATTTGCCGGAATACAAAGCCACTCGCGCTGAGGCGGGTGATTTTATGGCGCTGTGTAAAAACGCCGAGCTGGCGTGCGAAGTGACGTTACAGCCGCTGCGCCGTTATGACCTCGATGCCGCCATCCTGTTCTCTGATATTCTGACCGTGCCGGATGCGATGGGCCTTGGCCTGTATTTTGAAGCCGGCGAAGGGCCGCGCTTTAGCCACCCGATTACCTGTAAAGCGGACGTTGATAAGCTGCCGGTGCCAGACCCGGAGCAGGAATTAGGGTATGTGATGAACGCGGTGCGCACCATTCGCCGTGGTCTGGACGGCAAAGTGCCGCTGATTGGTTTTTCCGGCAGCCCGTGGACCCTTGCGACTTACATGGTGGAAGGCGGCAGTAGTAAAGCCTTCACACGTATCAAGAAAATGATGTACGCCGAGCCGCAGACGCTGCACGCGCTGCTCGATAAGCTTGCGCAAAGCGTGGTGCTGTACCTTAACGCCCAGATTCTCGCCGGTGCCCAGGCGGTAATGATTTTTGACACCTGGGGCGGCGTGTTGACCGGGCGTGACTATCAGCAGTTCTCGCTTTACTACATGCACAAAATTGTTGATGGCCTGCTGCGTGAAAACGACGGTAAGCGCGTACCGGTGACGTTATTTACCAAGGGCGGCGGCCAGTGGCTGGAAGCTATGGCCGCAACCGGTTGTGACGCGCTGGGCCTCGACTGGACCACCGACATTGCCGATGCGCGCCGCCGCGTGGGCGACAAAGTGGCACTTCAGGGCAATATGGACCCGTCCATGCTGTACGCGCCGCCGGCACGCATTGAAGAGGAAGTCGCCACCATTCTGGCGGGCTTTGGCAAAGGTGAAGGCCACGTGTTTAACCTTGGTCACGGCATTCACCAGGATGTGCCGCCGGAGCACGCGGGCGCATTTGTGGAAGCGGTGCACCGTCTCTCGCCGGCGTATCACCGCTAA
- a CDS encoding DUF1481 domain-containing protein — protein sequence MAVDSFNRGAETPLSSFWGRIPVLAGVLLLTACGTHSSLPPFTASGYVADDGVVRIWRKDDASGGVHLFTAFSPWYSGETATGEYRWQGERLTLVEQTIFGKSQQHVKVRFDDRGGLSFMQREVKGQKQQMSDDSIALWRYRAEQVRQTSDALRNGRVVLRQGRWQPDGTVINCEGQRLTPALDGAALARIRHRQANSSLAVSVAWLEAPEGAQLLLVANEDYCRWQPDPKTF from the coding sequence GTGGCAGTCGACAGTTTTAACAGAGGGGCGGAAACGCCCCTTTCGTCTTTCTGGGGCCGTATCCCGGTGCTGGCAGGCGTGCTACTGCTCACCGCCTGTGGAACCCATTCTTCTCTGCCCCCGTTTACCGCCAGCGGCTATGTGGCCGATGACGGTGTGGTGCGCATCTGGCGTAAGGATGATGCCAGCGGTGGTGTCCATCTCTTCACCGCCTTCAGTCCCTGGTATAGCGGCGAGACCGCAACAGGGGAATACCGCTGGCAGGGCGAACGCCTGACGCTGGTGGAACAAACCATCTTTGGCAAAAGCCAACAGCACGTGAAAGTCCGTTTTGATGACCGCGGTGGCCTGAGTTTTATGCAGCGGGAAGTGAAGGGACAAAAACAACAGATGTCAGATGACAGCATTGCGCTGTGGCGCTACCGCGCGGAACAGGTGCGCCAGACCAGCGATGCACTGCGCAATGGCCGCGTGGTGCTGCGTCAGGGCCGCTGGCAGCCAGATGGCACGGTTATTAACTGTGAAGGCCAGCGCCTCACTCCAGCACTGGACGGTGCCGCACTGGCACGTATTCGCCATCGTCAGGCCAACTCTTCGCTGGCTGTGAGCGTTGCCTGGCTCGAAGCCCCGGAAGGCGCACAGCTTCTTCTGGTGGCCAATGAAGACTACTGCCGCTGGCAGCCCGATCCGAAAACGTTTTAA
- the nudC gene encoding NAD(+) diphosphatase codes for MEHISEKLDHGWWIVSHQHKLWLPRGELPHGNAADFGLDGLPASQIGVWQDEPVWLVAQNRTQDMGSVRQLIDQDTALFQLAGRGVQLAEFWRSHQYCGYCGHEMHHSQREWAMLCSHCRERYYPQIAPCIIVAIRREDKILLAQHNRHRNGIYTVLAGFVEVGETLEQAVAREVMEESSITVKNLRYISSQPWPFPQSLMTAFMADYHGGELKIDTSELVDAGWYRYDQLPLLPPPGTVARRLIEDTVALCRAEYE; via the coding sequence ATGGAACATATATCTGAAAAGTTAGACCATGGTTGGTGGATAGTCAGTCATCAACACAAATTATGGCTGCCGCGTGGTGAATTGCCACATGGTAATGCCGCAGATTTTGGACTCGATGGGTTGCCTGCGTCACAGATTGGTGTATGGCAGGATGAGCCGGTGTGGCTGGTGGCGCAAAACCGCACGCAGGATATGGGCTCGGTGCGCCAGCTAATTGACCAGGATACGGCGCTGTTTCAACTGGCCGGGCGCGGCGTTCAGCTGGCCGAATTCTGGCGCTCGCATCAATACTGCGGCTACTGCGGCCATGAAATGCACCACAGCCAGCGCGAGTGGGCCATGCTGTGCAGCCACTGCCGCGAGCGTTACTATCCGCAAATCGCGCCCTGCATCATTGTGGCTATTCGCCGTGAAGATAAAATCCTGCTTGCCCAGCACAACCGCCACCGCAACGGTATTTACACCGTGCTGGCCGGGTTTGTGGAAGTCGGTGAGACGCTGGAGCAGGCGGTAGCGCGTGAAGTGATGGAAGAGAGCAGCATCACCGTGAAAAACCTGCGCTATATCTCCTCCCAGCCGTGGCCGTTCCCGCAGTCGTTGATGACCGCGTTTATGGCCGATTATCACGGCGGCGAGTTAAAAATTGACACCTCAGAGCTGGTGGATGCGGGCTGGTATCGCTATGACCAGCTGCCGCTGTTGCCACCGCCGGGCACCGTGGCGCGCCGTCTGATTGAAGATACCGTTGCCCTGTGCCGGGCAGAGTATGAATGA